A window from Argopecten irradians isolate NY chromosome 3, Ai_NY, whole genome shotgun sequence encodes these proteins:
- the LOC138317823 gene encoding uncharacterized protein, which translates to MFRFVRAVRGPARYGYSTLSSDDFEKTWVKRPTDSDSKQTTQADGVPGEDVKKIAVIGSGVSGLCALKHLSQKPHIFLPTAFEKHHEVGGIWSYTERTTDEYGNQTHSGIYNNMMTNGPKQLMTIPGFPHEQTGNSYLHHTEILKYVQAFARHYQLDKYVKLNTVTKSVRPVSTGDNQVKWDVTTCNRHNVDEIDTQRFDGVIVSTGHYSKCHIPHVEGRDKFKGSVIHSRDYRRPEVYEGQRVLILGASFSGLDIAFDLSTKAKQIYMGHRDPDLKTKIPANVSERPDVSHLAEGNRVVFKDGSEAEIDSIILCTGYSYTFPFLAEDVIQLKDERITPLYKHLVHIKYPNLLFVGLARCVSYFAQSHEQARAASIILEGGVKFPSEQEMMEDAEKDFQQKRKEFDMTHLHAHYMGKGDLQWRMNKDHAELCGFEMVPQVVKDMLEHVQMTRTLDFGNFRKKNYYYKDSKSFGVD; encoded by the exons ATGTTTCGTTTTGTCCGTGCTGTCCGGGGTCCTGCTCGTTATGGATACTCAACGCTATCTTCAGACGACTTCGAGAAGACGTGGGTAAAACGCCCTACTGACAGCGATAGCAAGCAAACCACGCA GGCAGATGGCGTGCCAGGAGAGGACGTTAAGAAGATAGCTGTGATAGGGTCTGGGGTATCTGGACTCTGCGCCCTCAAACACCTCTCTCAGAAGCCACATATCTTCCTTCCGACCGCGTTTGAAAAACATCACGAGGTTGGTGGGATCTGGTCTTATACGGAGAGAACAACGGACGAGTACGGAAACCAGACACATTCCGGGATATACAACAATATGAT GACGAACGGCCCCAAACAGTTGATGACAATTCCTGGATTTCCACATGAGCAGACAGGCAATTCTTATCTACATCACACAGAGATACTCAAGTATGTGCAGGCGTTCGCCAGGCACTATCAACTGGATAAATATGTCAAG TTAAATACTGTTACTAAAAGTGTCCGCCCAGTGTCGACTGGTGACAACCAAGTGAAATGGGATGTGACAACATGCAACAGACACAATGTTGACGAAATCGACACACAACGATTCGATGGCGTCATTGTAAGCACTGG TCACTACTCGAAGTGCCACATACCACACGTCGAAGGGCGGGACAAGTTCAAAGGAAGCGTCATTCACAGCCGTGACTACCGGCGACCAGAGGTTTACGAGGGACAACGGGTACTCATCCTCGGGGCCTCCTTCTCAGGACTTGACATAGCATTCGATTTATCAACAAAGGCTAAGCAG ATCTACATGGGACACAGGGACCCGGATCTAAAGACTAAGATTCCAGCCAACGTCTCCGAGCGGCCAGACGTGAGTCATCTCGCGGAGGGAAACAGGGTGGTGTTTAAGGACGGGTCAGAGGCCGAGATTGACAGCATCATACTCTGTACTGGGTACAGCTATACTTTCCCGTTCCTGGCTGAGGATGTCATACAGCTCAAAGACGAGAGGATAACTCCCCTGTATAAACATTTGGTACACATCAAATACCCTAACCTTTTGTTTGTCGGACTTGCACGCTGTGTCTCCTATTTCGCCCAGTCACATGAACAGGCTAGGGCTGCCTCTATTATACTGGAGGGCGGTGTCAAGTTTCCATCGGAACAAGAAATGATGGAAGACGCGGAAAAAGACTTTCAGCAAAAGAGAAAGGAATTCGATATGACCCACTTGCATGCACATTATATGGGGAAAGGCGACCTACAATGGCGGATGAACAAGGACCATGCAGAGCTGTGTGGGTTTGAGATGGTTCCGCAAGTAGTCAAGGATATGCTTGAGCATGTGCAGATGACCAGAACATTAGACTTCGGAAATTTTCGAAAGAAAAACTATTATTACAAAGACTCCAAATCATTTGGAGTTGACTAA